In one window of Streptomyces sp. NBC_01224 DNA:
- a CDS encoding alpha/beta hydrolase: MTEPSSAVRPSAAVFLLHGGAETGLGPPPPGPLNLPAVRLRPFARAIAAATGDGATGVLVHTARYTHRGWNGPREDPFHDVLAALDTLRRDVGEIPVVLVGHSMGARAALRAAGHPLVRGVVGLAPWCPADDPVTQLGGRDVVLLHSTRDRITSPRTSQSFTGRARRAGAHTCLVAIRRSDHAMLRRARTWHALTTRIATGLLGLAPLPESVATALRLPSDAPATHGTLDLDRLDLDRLDLDRPDYAWTGRSSGPAIGNR; the protein is encoded by the coding sequence ATGACAGAACCGTCGTCCGCCGTCCGCCCGTCCGCGGCCGTGTTCCTGCTGCACGGCGGCGCGGAGACGGGCCTGGGCCCGCCCCCGCCCGGCCCGCTGAACCTGCCCGCCGTGCGGTTGCGCCCGTTCGCGCGGGCCATCGCCGCGGCGACGGGCGACGGCGCAACGGGCGTTCTCGTACACACCGCCCGCTACACCCACCGCGGCTGGAACGGCCCCCGCGAGGACCCCTTCCACGACGTCCTGGCCGCCCTCGACACCCTGCGCCGCGACGTCGGCGAGATCCCGGTGGTCCTGGTCGGCCACTCGATGGGCGCCCGCGCCGCCCTCCGCGCCGCCGGTCATCCGCTGGTACGCGGGGTGGTCGGCCTCGCCCCGTGGTGTCCGGCCGACGATCCGGTCACCCAGCTCGGCGGCCGCGATGTCGTCCTGCTGCACAGCACCCGCGACCGCATCACGAGCCCCCGGACATCCCAGTCCTTCACCGGCCGCGCCCGCCGCGCCGGTGCCCACACCTGTCTGGTCGCGATCCGGCGCAGCGACCACGCGATGCTCCGGCGCGCCCGGACCTGGCACGCGCTGACGACACGGATCGCCACCGGCCTGCTGGGTCTGGCCCCGCTCCCCGAGTCGGTCGCGACCGCACTCCGGCTCCCGTCGGACGCTCCGGCGACGCACGGAACCCTCGACCTCGACCGGCTCGACCTCGACCGGCTGGACCTCGACCGGCCGGACTACGCCTGGACCGGGCGCAGCTCCGGGCCGGCCATCGGGAATCGGTAG